From a region of the Coffea eugenioides isolate CCC68of unplaced genomic scaffold, Ceug_1.0 ScVebR1_2955;HRSCAF=4081, whole genome shotgun sequence genome:
- the LOC113757320 gene encoding uncharacterized protein LOC113757320 → MKWDREQTPRTWVNFVRDFNAKYFPPLVQEKKEDEFIRLRQGTQSVAEYESQFTRLSKFAPELILTEQRRVRRFIQGLNVEIQKDLAVAQINIFSDAVEKALRVENARLQVRNFQVKKRGFSASSSTQGDKGTPPKFGRGAGGGRQSGMTRGTPPRGGHNGRGPQRSVSQGSSASVARGPCGFCGKPNHTEDNCWRKERKCLRCGSAEHQIANCPVLPREARVTTQSSKANSGQSKVEGTKPKVPARVYSLEQQQVPDSSGVVEGTIPVFHRLARILIDPGATHSFVNPNFMCGIDINPVSLPYDLEVSTPTGDQRLITGYNDALLKASSILASR, encoded by the exons ATGAAGTGGGACCGGGAACAAACCCCAAGAACATGGGTAAACTTTGTGAGGGACTTCAATGCGAAATACTTTCcccctctagtccaggaaaagaaggaggaTGAGTTCATTAGACTCCGTCAGGGGACGCAATCGGTGgctgagtacgagagccagtttactcgTTTATCTAAGTTCGCCCCTGAACTCATTCTAacggagcaaaggagagttCGGCGTTTTattcaagggctcaatgtggaaattcaaaaggatctggcggtagcccagatCAATATCTTTAGTGACGCCGTGGAGAAAGCTTTGCGAGTTGAAAATGCCAGGCTTCAAGTAAGAAACTTTCAGGTGAAAAAACGGGGGTTCTCTGCAAGTAGTTCGACCCAAGGGGATAAAGggacccctcccaagtttggaagaggAGCCGGGGGAGGAAGGCAATCGGGGATGACAAGAGGGACTCCACCGAGGGGTGGTCACAATGGACGGGGCCCGCAGAGAAGCGTCTCACAAGGAAGTTCGGCCTCAGTTGCCCGCGGAccctgtggattttgtgggaaaCCAAACCACACTGAGGACAACTgttggaggaaagaaaggaaatgcttGCGCTGCGGGAGTGCGGAGCATCAAATAGCTAACTGTCCGGTGTTACCTCGGGAGGCTAGAGTAACCACCCAGTCGTCGAAGGCCAACTCGGGACAGTCCAAGGTAGAAGGGACAAAGCCAAAGGTGCCAGCTCGGGTTTACTCCCTTGAGCAACAACAAGTCCCTGATTCCTCTGGggttgtagaaggtacgatccctgtttttCATCGTCTAGCTAGGATTTTGATCGACCCTGGTGCTAcacattcctttgttaaccccaaTTTTATGTGCGGCATTGATATAAACCCTGTTAGCttgccttatgacttagaagttagtactcctacgggggaCCAACGTTTGATTACTG GCTATAATGACGCTCTACTGAAAGCGTCGTCCATTCTCGCGTCACGATAG